One Vibrio campbellii CAIM 519 = NBRC 15631 = ATCC 25920 genomic window carries:
- a CDS encoding HPr family phosphocarrier protein: MYEKQVEITAENGLHTRPAAQFVKEAKAFDADITVTSNGKSASAKSLFKLQTLGLVKGTLVTISAEGPQAQQAVDHLVALMDQLH, encoded by the coding sequence ATGTACGAGAAGCAAGTAGAAATCACAGCAGAAAACGGTCTTCACACTCGTCCAGCTGCGCAGTTCGTAAAAGAAGCTAAAGCATTCGACGCGGACATCACTGTGACTTCTAACGGTAAAAGCGCAAGCGCTAAGAGCCTATTCAAGCTGCAAACACTAGGCCTAGTAAAAGGTACTCTAGTAACTATCTCTGCTGAAGGCCCACAAGCTCAGCAAGCAGTTGACCACCTAGTTGCTCTAATGGACCAACTACACTAA
- a CDS encoding flagellin → MAVTVSTNVSAMTAQRYLNKATNELNTSMERLSSGHKINSAKDDAAGLQISNRLTAQSRGLDVAMRNANDGISIAQTAEGAMNEATSVMQRMRDLAIQSANGTNSPAERQAINEESSALTDELNRIAETTSFGGRRLLNGSFGEAAFQIGSSSGEAMIMALTSIRADDQRMGGVTFFSENGKDKDWGVDPTKADLKITLPGMGEDEDGNPDDLEININAKTGDDIEELATYINGQSDMINASVSEDGKLQVFVAHPNVQGDISISGGLASDLGLSDEAVRTSVQDIDMTTVQGSQNAISVLDSALKYVDSQRADLGAKQNRLNHSINNLANIQENVDASNSRIKDTDFAKETTQMTKAQILQQAGTSILAQAKQLPNSAMSLLQ, encoded by the coding sequence ATGGCTGTAACAGTTAGTACTAACGTCTCCGCGATGACCGCGCAGCGTTACTTAAACAAGGCGACCAACGAACTTAACACCTCAATGGAGCGTCTATCATCTGGTCACAAGATTAACAGTGCAAAAGACGATGCGGCAGGTCTACAGATCTCTAACCGTCTTACTGCGCAGTCTCGTGGTCTTGATGTGGCGATGCGTAACGCGAACGACGGTATCTCGATTGCCCAAACGGCAGAAGGTGCGATGAACGAAGCGACGTCAGTCATGCAACGTATGCGTGACTTGGCGATTCAATCTGCAAACGGTACTAACTCTCCTGCAGAACGCCAAGCGATCAATGAAGAGTCATCTGCGTTGACGGATGAACTAAACCGTATCGCCGAAACAACATCATTTGGTGGTCGTCGTCTATTGAACGGTTCGTTCGGTGAAGCGGCATTCCAAATTGGTTCAAGCTCTGGTGAAGCGATGATCATGGCACTAACGAGCATCCGCGCGGATGACCAGCGTATGGGCGGTGTGACTTTCTTCTCTGAGAATGGCAAAGACAAAGACTGGGGCGTCGATCCTACTAAAGCGGATCTAAAAATCACCCTTCCAGGCATGGGTGAAGATGAAGACGGCAATCCAGATGACCTAGAGATCAACATCAACGCAAAAACAGGCGACGATATTGAAGAGTTGGCAACGTACATCAACGGCCAATCTGATATGATCAACGCATCGGTAAGCGAAGATGGTAAACTGCAAGTATTCGTCGCGCACCCGAACGTGCAAGGTGATATTTCAATCTCTGGTGGTCTAGCATCAGATTTAGGTCTAAGTGATGAAGCAGTGCGCACATCAGTGCAAGACATCGATATGACAACCGTGCAAGGTTCTCAAAACGCGATTTCTGTACTGGATTCAGCGCTTAAGTACGTCGATTCACAACGTGCTGACCTAGGTGCAAAACAAAACCGTCTAAACCACAGCATCAATAACTTGGCGAACATTCAAGAAAACGTTGATGCGTCAAACAGCCGAATTAAAGATACGGACTTTGCGAAAGAAACCACGCAAATGACCAAAGCTCAAATTTTGCAACAAGCAGGTACTTCGATTCTTGCTCAAGCGAAACAATTGCCAAACTCTGCGATGTCACTATTGCAGTAG
- the flgJ gene encoding flagellar assembly peptidoglycan hydrolase FlgJ — MVNNPNDIGFIHDISSLDTLRQKAVKEGKDGEHEALQAAARQFESIFTSMMLKSMREANEGFESNLMNSQNEKFYRQMLDEQMASNLSASGSMGLADMIVKQLTVGQGDDKAETAMRDAANNAVEYRRVDPKKAREIEQRLIESGQLSRTGSEPSRFDSPESFVNSMKPYADRAAKALGVEPSLLLAQAALETGWGQKVVKNARGSSNNLFNIKADRSWQGDKVTTQTLEFHDNTPVKETAAFRSYSNYQDSFNDYVRFLNENPRYETALQQGGDSESFIRGIHSAGYATDPSYADKVLQVKQKIESM, encoded by the coding sequence ATGGTCAACAATCCTAACGATATCGGTTTTATTCATGACATCAGTTCCCTTGATACCCTTCGTCAAAAAGCGGTGAAAGAGGGCAAAGATGGTGAGCATGAAGCATTGCAAGCGGCCGCTCGTCAGTTTGAATCGATCTTTACTTCGATGATGTTGAAGTCGATGCGCGAAGCGAACGAAGGCTTTGAGTCAAACTTAATGAACAGCCAAAACGAAAAGTTCTACCGTCAAATGCTGGACGAGCAAATGGCGAGTAACTTAAGTGCATCGGGTTCGATGGGTTTGGCTGACATGATTGTTAAGCAGTTGACGGTTGGGCAAGGCGACGACAAGGCTGAAACAGCAATGCGCGATGCAGCAAACAATGCTGTGGAATACCGCCGTGTGGATCCGAAGAAAGCGCGTGAAATCGAGCAGCGCTTAATTGAATCAGGTCAGCTATCACGAACGGGTTCAGAGCCATCACGTTTTGATTCGCCAGAGTCTTTTGTTAATTCGATGAAGCCATACGCAGATCGTGCAGCGAAAGCCTTGGGTGTTGAACCTTCATTGCTATTGGCCCAAGCCGCGCTAGAAACAGGCTGGGGGCAAAAAGTCGTTAAGAACGCACGTGGCAGCAGCAACAACCTGTTTAACATTAAAGCTGACCGTAGTTGGCAGGGTGATAAAGTGACGACTCAAACACTAGAGTTCCACGATAACACGCCTGTGAAAGAGACGGCGGCATTCCGTTCTTACTCGAACTACCAAGATAGTTTTAACGACTACGTCCGCTTCTTGAATGAGAACCCGCGCTACGAGACTGCTCTTCAACAAGGCGGTGATTCTGAATCCTTCATTCGTGGAATTCACAGCGCAGGGTACGCAACTGACCCAAGCTATGCAGACAAAGTGCTGCAAGTGAAACAAAAAATCGAGAGTATGTAA
- the ptsI gene encoding phosphoenolpyruvate-protein phosphotransferase PtsI, which translates to MISGILASPGIAIGKALLLQEDEIVLNTNTISDDQVEAEVARFFDARNKSAAQLETIKQKALETFGEEKEAIFEGHIMLLEDEELEEEILALIKNDKMTADHAIHSVIEEQACALESLDDEYLKERATDIRDIGSRFVKNALGINIVSLSDIDQEVILVAYDLTPSETAQINLDYVLGFACDIGGRTSHTSIMARSLELPAIVGTNDITKQVKNGDMLILDAMNNKIVINPSDAELEEAKAVKAAFLAEKEELAKLKDLYAETTDGHRVEVCGNIGTVKDCDGIIRNGGEGVGLYRTEFLFMDRDALPTEEEQYQAYKEVAEAMNGEAVIIRTMDIGGDKDLPYMDLPKEMNPFLGWRAVRISLDRREILRDQLRGILRASAHGKLRIMFPMIISVEEIRELKQAIEEYKAELRAEGHAFDENIEIGVMVETPAAAAIAHHLAKEVAFFSIGTNDLTQYTLAVDRGNEMISHLYNPLSPAVLTVIKQVIDASHAEGKWTGMCGELAGDERATLLLLGMGLDEFSMSGISIPKVKKVIRNSNFAEVKAMAEEALSLPTAAEIEAVVEKFIAEKTQ; encoded by the coding sequence ATGATTTCAGGCATCCTAGCATCTCCTGGTATTGCAATCGGTAAAGCACTACTACTTCAAGAAGATGAAATTGTCCTAAACACAAACACTATTTCTGATGATCAAGTAGAAGCAGAAGTTGCACGTTTCTTTGACGCTCGTAACAAATCTGCAGCTCAGCTAGAAACTATCAAGCAAAAAGCGCTTGAAACTTTTGGCGAAGAAAAAGAAGCGATCTTTGAAGGTCACATCATGCTCCTTGAAGACGAAGAGCTAGAAGAGGAAATCCTAGCACTTATCAAAAACGACAAGATGACTGCTGATCACGCGATTCACTCAGTGATCGAAGAGCAAGCATGTGCTCTTGAGTCTCTAGACGACGAATACCTGAAAGAACGTGCAACTGACATCCGTGATATCGGTTCTCGTTTTGTTAAAAACGCACTAGGTATCAACATCGTTTCTCTAAGCGATATCGATCAAGAAGTTATCCTAGTAGCTTACGACCTAACACCATCTGAAACAGCGCAAATTAACCTAGACTACGTTCTTGGTTTCGCTTGTGACATCGGTGGTCGTACTTCTCACACTTCAATCATGGCTCGCTCTCTTGAGCTTCCAGCTATCGTTGGTACTAACGACATCACTAAGCAAGTTAAGAACGGCGACATGCTGATTCTTGATGCGATGAACAACAAGATCGTCATCAACCCATCTGACGCTGAACTAGAAGAAGCAAAAGCAGTTAAAGCTGCATTCCTTGCTGAAAAAGAAGAGCTAGCTAAGCTAAAAGACCTATACGCAGAAACAACTGACGGTCACCGCGTAGAAGTTTGCGGTAACATCGGTACTGTTAAAGACTGTGACGGTATCATCCGTAACGGTGGTGAAGGTGTTGGTCTGTACCGTACTGAATTCCTATTCATGGACCGTGATGCGCTTCCAACTGAAGAAGAGCAATACCAAGCTTACAAAGAAGTTGCTGAAGCAATGAACGGCGAAGCTGTGATCATCCGTACTATGGATATCGGCGGCGACAAAGATCTTCCTTACATGGATCTTCCAAAAGAGATGAACCCGTTCCTAGGCTGGCGTGCAGTACGTATCAGCTTGGATCGTCGTGAAATCCTACGTGACCAGCTACGTGGTATACTACGTGCATCTGCACACGGTAAACTACGTATCATGTTCCCAATGATCATCTCTGTTGAAGAAATCCGTGAGCTTAAGCAAGCAATCGAAGAGTACAAAGCAGAACTACGCGCTGAAGGTCATGCATTCGACGAAAACATCGAAATCGGTGTAATGGTTGAGACTCCAGCTGCAGCAGCTATCGCGCACCACCTAGCGAAGGAAGTTGCTTTTTTCTCTATCGGTACAAACGACCTAACTCAGTACACACTAGCGGTTGACCGTGGTAACGAGATGATTTCTCACCTATACAACCCACTATCTCCAGCTGTACTTACTGTGATCAAGCAAGTTATCGACGCTTCTCACGCTGAAGGTAAGTGGACTGGTATGTGTGGTGAGCTAGCTGGTGATGAGCGTGCAACACTTCTACTTCTAGGTATGGGTCTGGACGAATTCTCTATGAGCGGCATCTCTATCCCTAAAGTGAAGAAAGTTATCCGTAACTCTAACTTCGCAGAAGTGAAAGCAATGGCTGAAGAAGCACTTTCTCTACCAACAGCAGCAGAAATCGAAGCAGTTGTAGAAAAGTTCATTGCAGAGAAAACTCAATAA
- a CDS encoding flagellin yields the protein MAVNVNTNVSAMTAQRYLNNANSAQQTSMERLSSGFKINSAKDDAAGLQISNRLNVQSRGLDVAVRNANDGISIAQTAEGAMNETTNILQRMRDLSLQSANGSNSKAERVAIQEEVTALNDELNRIAETTSFGGNKLLNGTYGTQSFQIGADNGEAVMLNLKDMRSDNKMMGGVSYQADNGKDKNWNVEAGKNDLKISLTDSFGQEQEINISAKAGDDIEELATYINGQTDLVKASVDQDGKLQVFAGNNKVEGDVEFSGGLSGELGLSDGNNVTVDTIDVTSVGGAQESVAIIDAALKYVDSHRAELGAFQNRFNHAISNLDNINENVNASKSRIKDTDFAKETTQMTKSQILSQASSSILAQAKQAPNSALSLLG from the coding sequence ATGGCAGTGAATGTAAACACAAACGTATCAGCGATGACCGCTCAGCGTTACTTAAACAACGCAAACTCAGCACAACAAACTTCTATGGAGCGTTTGTCTTCAGGTTTCAAAATCAACAGCGCGAAAGACGACGCTGCGGGTCTTCAAATCTCGAACCGCTTGAACGTACAAAGCCGTGGCCTGGATGTGGCTGTTCGTAACGCGAACGACGGTATCTCTATTGCACAAACTGCTGAAGGTGCAATGAACGAGACCACTAACATCCTACAACGTATGCGTGACCTGTCTCTTCAATCAGCAAACGGTTCTAACTCAAAAGCAGAACGTGTTGCGATTCAAGAAGAAGTAACAGCACTGAACGATGAACTAAACCGTATCGCTGAAACGACTTCTTTCGGTGGTAACAAGCTTCTAAACGGTACTTACGGTACTCAGTCTTTCCAAATCGGTGCGGACAACGGTGAAGCAGTAATGCTTAACCTAAAAGACATGCGCTCAGACAATAAAATGATGGGCGGCGTGAGCTACCAAGCTGACAACGGTAAAGACAAAAACTGGAACGTTGAAGCGGGCAAAAACGACCTGAAAATCAGCCTGACTGACAGCTTTGGTCAAGAGCAAGAAATCAACATCAGCGCGAAAGCGGGTGACGATATCGAAGAGTTAGCGACGTACATCAATGGTCAAACTGACCTAGTAAAAGCGTCAGTAGACCAAGACGGCAAACTGCAAGTGTTTGCGGGTAACAACAAAGTTGAAGGTGACGTTGAATTCTCAGGCGGCCTATCTGGTGAGCTAGGTCTAAGCGACGGCAATAACGTAACGGTTGATACTATCGACGTAACATCAGTAGGTGGCGCACAAGAATCTGTGGCTATCATTGATGCGGCACTGAAATACGTAGACAGCCACCGCGCAGAGCTGGGTGCTTTCCAAAACCGTTTCAACCACGCAATCAGCAACTTGGATAACATCAACGAGAACGTGAACGCGTCGAAGAGCCGTATTAAAGATACTGACTTCGCGAAAGAAACGACTCAAATGACTAAGTCACAAATTCTATCGCAAGCGTCAAGTTCTATCCTTGCGCAAGCGAAACAAGCGCCGAACTCAGCGCTAAGCCTACTAGGTTAA
- a CDS encoding flagellin — MVSLNTNVTAMMTQRHLGHAAEQNIESQRNLTSGYRINSASDDAAGLQISNTLNVQTRGLDVALRNAHDAYSVAQTAEGALHESSDILQRLRSLGLQAANGSNDSSDRQSIQYEVVALQDELDRVAITTTFADKNLFDGSYGSQSFHIGANANSISLTLRNMRSHIPEMGGQHYVSDAVDKDWRVTKDNQTLKLEYQDSKGQSQTESIRLKLGDRIEQVATYINAQQSIVSASVTENNELQFFASTLNAPEGVELKGSLADELDVTAGGLVTMDDIDMSTAGGAQLSIGVIDAAIKYVDSHRSEIGGFQNRISGTMDNLNTVNRSVTESKGRIRDTDFAREATEMVRSQVLQDATTALLAQAKQRPSSALGLLS, encoded by the coding sequence ATGGTCTCTTTAAATACCAATGTCACTGCGATGATGACGCAGCGACACCTCGGTCACGCAGCTGAGCAAAACATAGAATCGCAGCGCAATCTCACTTCGGGGTATCGGATTAACTCCGCCAGTGATGACGCTGCTGGTCTACAGATCTCCAATACTCTTAATGTTCAAACAAGAGGGCTTGATGTCGCCTTGAGAAATGCGCACGACGCATATTCGGTGGCACAAACCGCAGAAGGCGCTTTGCATGAGAGTAGCGATATATTGCAACGCTTACGCTCTCTAGGGCTACAAGCAGCAAATGGCAGCAATGATTCAAGTGACCGGCAAAGTATTCAGTACGAGGTTGTAGCGCTGCAAGATGAGCTAGATCGTGTCGCGATCACGACGACATTTGCAGATAAAAACCTATTTGATGGATCTTACGGTTCACAAAGCTTCCATATTGGCGCGAATGCCAACTCAATCTCTTTGACGCTACGCAACATGCGTAGCCATATTCCAGAGATGGGAGGACAGCATTATGTAAGTGATGCGGTCGATAAAGATTGGCGAGTCACTAAAGATAATCAAACCCTCAAACTTGAATATCAAGACAGCAAAGGGCAATCTCAAACTGAATCTATTAGGCTCAAACTAGGAGACCGCATCGAGCAAGTTGCCACTTACATCAATGCGCAGCAATCGATAGTGAGTGCCTCAGTAACGGAAAACAATGAGCTGCAATTTTTTGCTTCAACGCTGAATGCGCCAGAGGGTGTGGAACTAAAGGGCAGTTTAGCGGATGAGCTTGACGTTACTGCTGGTGGGTTAGTCACCATGGACGATATCGATATGTCGACTGCTGGTGGTGCACAGCTGTCAATTGGGGTAATTGATGCCGCGATTAAGTACGTTGATTCACATCGAAGTGAAATAGGCGGCTTTCAAAACCGGATTAGTGGCACCATGGATAACCTTAACACGGTGAACCGAAGTGTGACCGAATCAAAAGGGCGGATACGAGATACGGATTTTGCGCGAGAAGCGACGGAGATGGTGCGTTCACAAGTACTGCAAGATGCAACTACCGCATTGCTAGCCCAAGCGAAGCAGAGACCGAGCTCGGCACTTGGCTTACTTAGTTGA
- the flgK gene encoding flagellar hook-associated protein FlgK, with protein MASDLLNVGTQSVLTAQRQLNTTGHNISNANTEGYSRQSVIQGTNDPRQFGGSTYGMGVHVENVRRSWDEFAVKELNLSTTNYANKLDNEKNLDLLSSMLSSVASKKIPENMNEWFDAVKTMADTPNDMGARKVVLEKAKLLSDTLNEFHETVRQQSDVTNKSLDMGIERVNQLAVEIRDVHRLMMRTPGPHNDLMDQHEKLIKELSEYTKVTVTPRKNSEGFNVHIGNGHTLVSGTEASQLKMIDGSPDVHQRRLAMVEGGGIKAIKSDDIDGKIGALLKMRDEHIPQVMDELGRLATAFSSEVNHLQSQGLDHYGNVGDSLFTDVNSERLAKSRVVAGPQSTADMAVYINDISALKGGEYSLRYDGDSYAVTKPNGETVKLNTDAGNAFYIDGMRVEVRNEPKVGEHVLLRPTRSSAAQMKVETTDPKAIAAQSYEASTTFAQGNAKFEILDAGDLREFEVVVSPTGDQFAVTDTKGNVLMAPQPYPPTGPVSVSLPSNHPAYNNGGATVFELSAGALANDKFTANLVPSEGDNGNLRKMQNIQTDKKMNGNESTIMSLYFNLNTDVGLKTSTASRLADVAQLESEAAQERVASISGVNLDEEAANMMKFQQAYMASSRVMQAANDTFNTILQLR; from the coding sequence ATGGCGTCAGATTTGTTGAATGTAGGTACACAAAGTGTGCTTACCGCTCAGCGACAGTTGAATACGACTGGTCATAACATTTCTAATGCAAATACAGAGGGTTACAGTCGTCAGTCTGTTATCCAAGGCACCAACGATCCGCGTCAATTTGGTGGTTCGACTTACGGCATGGGCGTGCATGTGGAAAATGTTCGCCGCTCTTGGGATGAGTTTGCCGTTAAAGAGCTGAACCTCTCCACAACCAATTATGCCAACAAGCTCGATAACGAGAAGAACCTTGATTTGCTTTCTAGCATGTTGTCTTCAGTGGCATCGAAAAAGATCCCAGAGAACATGAACGAGTGGTTCGATGCGGTGAAAACCATGGCGGATACCCCAAATGACATGGGCGCGCGCAAAGTGGTGCTGGAAAAAGCCAAATTACTCAGCGATACCCTCAACGAATTCCATGAAACCGTGCGTCAGCAATCGGACGTGACGAATAAGTCACTGGATATGGGCATTGAACGCGTGAATCAACTTGCCGTTGAAATCCGCGATGTTCATCGATTGATGATGCGTACCCCAGGTCCTCATAATGACTTGATGGACCAACATGAAAAACTAATAAAAGAGCTGTCTGAATATACCAAGGTGACGGTGACCCCGCGCAAAAATTCAGAAGGCTTCAATGTTCATATCGGTAATGGTCATACGCTAGTTTCGGGAACCGAAGCGAGCCAATTGAAAATGATTGATGGCTCACCAGATGTTCATCAACGTCGCCTGGCTATGGTTGAAGGTGGCGGCATTAAAGCCATCAAATCAGACGATATTGACGGCAAAATTGGCGCGTTACTTAAGATGCGTGACGAGCACATACCACAAGTGATGGATGAGCTTGGCCGCTTAGCGACGGCGTTTTCTAGTGAGGTAAACCACCTGCAATCGCAAGGTTTGGATCACTACGGTAATGTGGGTGACTCATTGTTTACCGATGTGAACTCAGAGCGACTAGCCAAATCTCGTGTCGTTGCAGGCCCTCAATCGACGGCTGATATGGCGGTTTACATCAATGATATCAGTGCACTGAAAGGTGGTGAGTACTCGTTGCGTTACGATGGTGACAGCTATGCGGTGACTAAGCCAAATGGCGAGACCGTCAAACTTAATACCGATGCAGGCAATGCGTTCTACATCGACGGAATGCGTGTTGAAGTTCGCAATGAACCAAAGGTCGGCGAGCACGTGTTACTTCGTCCTACGCGTAGCAGCGCAGCACAAATGAAAGTCGAAACAACTGATCCAAAAGCGATCGCCGCGCAAAGTTACGAAGCATCGACCACTTTTGCTCAAGGTAATGCGAAGTTTGAAATCCTTGATGCGGGTGACTTGCGTGAATTTGAAGTGGTGGTGTCTCCAACAGGTGACCAATTCGCAGTGACAGATACCAAAGGTAATGTGCTTATGGCTCCGCAGCCATATCCACCGACTGGGCCGGTCTCAGTCAGCCTTCCGAGTAATCACCCTGCTTATAACAACGGCGGCGCAACCGTATTTGAGCTAAGTGCAGGCGCATTGGCGAACGATAAGTTTACCGCCAACTTAGTGCCGTCTGAGGGTGATAATGGCAACTTGCGTAAGATGCAAAACATCCAAACTGACAAGAAGATGAATGGCAATGAGTCGACCATCATGAGCTTGTACTTCAACTTGAACACTGATGTGGGTTTGAAGACATCAACTGCAAGTCGATTAGCGGATGTTGCTCAGTTAGAAAGCGAGGCAGCACAAGAGCGCGTGGCGTCGATATCGGGCGTAAACCTCGATGAAGAAGCGGCAAATATGATGAAGTTCCAACAGGCGTATATGGCCTCTTCTCGTGTGATGCAGGCAGCCAATGACACCTTCAATACCATCTTGCAGTTGCGCTAA
- the flgL gene encoding flagellar hook-associated protein FlgL: protein MLTRISSFHNYQSVQNDLRRQENKVHHNQEQLASGKQLTKPSDDPLATHYIQSIGQQEEQLRQYLDAIVLVRNRLENQEVVVANAEQFVDESKRISMEMINGAFSPEDRAAKKRELEEIANNFMALANSQDESGNYVFAGTKPKSQPFFRDYDGSVVYTGDGYQRKMKIASNIELGINYPGNKVFSEIPNPFGDFEPQYDLQEGSELLLGQATDESRSDSNYKVTFVDMSNGKFGYQLEKDGSIVQVDDYSPIDGIQYEGVNIQLKGQVSAGDSITLEPRQTFSVFDAFKETMQWSESSVSDASATAKLHQMTEEFQAAFVHMNKVRTDVGAKLSTLDIQEQNHEDFNLSLAKAKSNFEDLDYSKAVIEFSENSRALQASQQAFGKTKDLTLFNYI from the coding sequence ATGTTAACGCGAATTTCTAGCTTCCATAACTACCAGTCGGTGCAGAATGACCTGCGCCGTCAGGAAAACAAAGTTCACCATAATCAGGAGCAATTGGCTTCTGGTAAGCAGTTGACTAAGCCAAGCGATGATCCTCTGGCGACACATTACATTCAAAGTATCGGTCAGCAAGAAGAGCAGTTAAGGCAGTACCTAGATGCGATCGTTCTGGTTCGTAACCGTCTAGAAAACCAAGAAGTGGTTGTTGCTAACGCAGAGCAGTTTGTTGATGAGTCGAAGCGTATTTCGATGGAAATGATCAACGGTGCCTTTTCTCCAGAAGACCGCGCAGCGAAAAAGCGCGAACTGGAAGAAATTGCCAACAACTTCATGGCGCTTGCGAACTCTCAAGATGAGTCGGGTAACTACGTGTTTGCTGGAACGAAACCAAAATCACAGCCTTTCTTTCGTGATTATGACGGTAGCGTGGTCTATACCGGTGACGGTTATCAACGCAAGATGAAGATCGCCAGCAATATTGAGCTGGGTATCAACTATCCGGGTAATAAAGTGTTCTCGGAGATACCAAACCCTTTTGGTGATTTTGAACCGCAATACGACCTGCAAGAGGGTTCTGAACTGTTGCTTGGACAAGCGACCGATGAATCTAGAAGTGACTCAAATTACAAAGTGACTTTTGTAGATATGAGCAATGGCAAGTTTGGTTACCAACTGGAAAAAGACGGCAGCATTGTTCAGGTCGATGACTATTCGCCAATTGATGGCATCCAATATGAAGGCGTCAACATTCAGCTGAAAGGGCAAGTATCCGCAGGGGATAGCATCACGCTGGAGCCGCGCCAAACCTTCAGTGTTTTTGATGCATTCAAAGAAACCATGCAGTGGTCAGAGAGCTCAGTATCTGACGCATCGGCGACGGCAAAGCTGCATCAAATGACGGAAGAATTCCAAGCGGCATTTGTTCACATGAACAAAGTGAGAACCGATGTGGGTGCTAAGTTGAGCACGCTCGATATTCAAGAGCAAAACCACGAAGATTTTAATTTGTCTCTGGCGAAAGCGAAGAGCAATTTTGAGGACTTGGATTACTCCAAGGCAGTGATTGAGTTCAGTGAGAATTCACGTGCATTGCAAGCCTCACAACAGGCATTTGGCAAAACCAAAGACCTGACGTTGTTTAACTATATTTAA
- the crr gene encoding PTS glucose transporter subunit IIA produces the protein MGLFDKLKKLVSDDSADAGAIEIIAPLSGEIVNIEDVPDVVFAEKIVGDGIAIKPAGNKMVAPVNGTIGKIFETNHAFSIESDDGVELFVHFGIDTVELKGEGFKRIAEEGQTVKAGDTVIEFDLALLEEKAKSTLTPVVISNMDEIKELNKLSGSVTVGETPVLRVTK, from the coding sequence ATGGGTCTGTTTGACAAACTTAAGAAGCTAGTATCTGACGACAGCGCTGACGCAGGTGCAATCGAAATCATCGCACCACTTTCTGGTGAGATCGTGAACATCGAAGATGTGCCAGATGTTGTTTTCGCTGAGAAAATCGTTGGTGATGGTATTGCTATCAAACCTGCTGGTAACAAAATGGTAGCTCCTGTAAACGGTACTATCGGTAAGATCTTCGAAACAAACCACGCGTTCTCTATCGAGTCTGACGACGGTGTTGAGCTATTCGTTCACTTCGGTATCGACACTGTTGAACTGAAAGGCGAAGGCTTCAAGCGTATCGCAGAAGAAGGTCAAACTGTTAAAGCTGGCGACACTGTAATTGAATTCGATCTAGCTCTTCTAGAAGAGAAAGCGAAATCAACGCTAACTCCAGTTGTTATCTCTAACATGGACGAAATCAAAGAGCTGAACAAGCTTTCTGGTTCTGTAACTGTTGGTGAAACTCCAGTTCTACGTGTAACTAAGTAA